From Nicotiana tabacum cultivar K326 chromosome 22, ASM71507v2, whole genome shotgun sequence, one genomic window encodes:
- the LOC107814752 gene encoding uncharacterized protein LOC107814752 yields MLKPRFFFRTTNAIAYRYCNASLNKKWATHRHRLWDEFNDPAKSRIELLSNVPSSINRDQWAGFVAYRLKSSTVKSCRRNKEIRRKQTMPHTSGSKANSRRRHELFLKTGKNPTREKMFIETHRRKDGSFVNDEARTIVEQIESTQGNSNESEIFSDDIIGKVLGKEHSGRVRCMGMGAAPSNTFKNIKQRLNELNHSSSSFGASSATFSYLQQEVTHLKSQLASTLTALKAYMISKEGRVPEQFIGLFASQPHPSDDAESEPTSPVDVRGSSGSSYQNQQANT; encoded by the exons ATGCTAAAG CCTCGGTTCTTTTTTAGGACTACTAATGCCATTGCATACAGATATTGCAATGCTAGTTTGAACAAGAAATGGGCTACACATAGACATAGGTTGTGGGATGAATTTAATGACCCAGCCAAAAGTagaattgaacttttaagcaaTGTGCCATCGAGTATAAATAGAGACCAGTGGGCTGGTTTTGTTGCTTATCGTCTAAAATCATCAACAGTT aaaagttgtagaagaaataaagaaattcgCCGCAAGCAAACAATGCCTCACACTAGTGGTTCCAAAGCTAACTCGAGACGACGACATGAGCTG TTTTTGAAAACTGGGAAAAATCCTACTCGGGAAAAGATGTTTATCGAAACTCATAGGAGAAAGGATGGATCATTTGTAAATGATGAGGCAAGGACTATAGTG GAACAAATTGAATCGACTCAAGGTAATAGCAATGAATCTGAAATTTTTTCAGATGATATTATTGGCAAGGTGTTAGGGAAAGAGCATTCTGGGAGGGTACGATGTATGGGTATGGGAGCAGCTCCTTCAAATACATTCAAGAATATCAAACAACGACTTAATGAGCTGAACCATTCTTCATCTAGCTTCGGCGCATCATCTGCAACTTTCAGCTatttgcaacaagaggtcactcATTTGAAGTCCCAATTAGCCAGCACTTTAACTGCACTGAAAGCTTACATGATATCAAAGGAAGGAAGAGTTCCTGAGCAATTTATTGGTTTGTTTGCTTCTCAACCACAT CCTAGTGATGATGCAGAGAGTGAACCTACTTCACCGGTGGATGTAAGAGGATCATCGGGCAGCAGCTACCAGAATCAACAAGCAAATACTtag